The genomic window aaggactcctggagcaactggagcaggagatagctgagctgaggaagagaagcactgagctggagcagctctcacacacagaggatcacatccatttcctccaggtaactaaaTTGCCTTgttacatgtgatatgaaattaaaactctcaatcatttggttctgctccctctcactctctctctccagagttatcagtctctctccggtaccagtgtatcttcagacttacccagcatcgttgtccgtcctcttcagtactttggagatgtgagtaagactgtgtctgaactgagagagaaactagaagacgtccttaaaggagaatggaccaagatctccactacaggtgtgttgaaaataataagaacatcaactttagaccattgaaagttccctacttgtcatatacatgtggaatatggtgtgatgataacattccctctctctgtgaatgtgtttgtgtgtctgtagtgaatatagtggattttgtactgcctccagagcccaagaccagagaacagttcttacaatgtgagtctctttattctgaagtaactaacagtctctttttactgacactcctaacaatccctctagaaatatatagcaatagtagatctaatcaaagactgggtatctatctgactcctcatatttctctgatttgatctctgctgtgctctaatcaaagacagggtagatacagtatctgacttaacttattgttctaactcccctcattggtctctgctctgctcttctcccagattcctgtcagctcacactggacccaaacacagcacacacactcctctctctgtctgaagggaacagaaaggtgacacgtaCAGGCCAAGACCAACCATATCCtgatcatccagacagattcaccaaCAACTACCAGGTTTTGTGCAGAGatggtctgtctggacgctgttactgggaggtggagtggagtggggaatgtgttgatacagcagtctcatatatagacatcagcagaacagagaCATATGGTGcatttggatacaatgacaagtcctggagtttacGGTGTTATAGTGGTGGTTGTTGgttcagacacaataatgttaggactaaagtatcaggccctcagtcctccagagtaggagtgtacctggatcacaaggcaggtactctgtccttctacagtgtctctgacacaatgaccctcctccacagagtccagaccacattcactcagcccctctatcctgggttttggctctgtggtactgctgagctggttaaactgtagtagggtccacatagatactagtcatgctggtgtagtctatagctgagctggttcaagtgtagtagggtccacatatatactagtcatgctggtgtagtctatagctgagctggttaaactgtagtagggtccacatagatactagtcatgttggtgtagtctatagctgagctggttaaactgtagtagggtccacatagatactagtcatgctggtgtagtcctTTTAATCCACTATCtagagtcaggaacagatgaagttaggtctgctacttttcagttattaaatatgattcatggtgatgggaaataaaaaatacatctagtagtagttttcctttgctatttattccaaggtgtgtctttaacttgtaaatggattgtgttgaagctggcatgtggtgtggatgatagaatggagtgaatagaggagagaagagaggaggagaggagaacataatatagaagacagataagatagagagagaattcatacccaggggagttactgactctggcccaaatgacaccctgttccctacgtagtgcactaggctacttctgaccagatcaaaagtagtgcactatatagggaatagggtggagattggagatttgctcactggcattagaatattagactatcatactgtaatgttagatGTTGCCTCATTCCAATATTccaatatcatactgtaatgttagtggttgcctcattcgaatattagaatatcatactgtaatgttagtggttgcctcattagaatatcatactgtaatgttagtggttgcaccattagaatattagaacatcatactgtaatgttagtggttgactcattagaatattagaatatcatactgtaatgttagtggttgcctcattagaatattagaatatcatactgtaatgttagtggttgcctcattccAATATtataatatcatactgtaatgttagtggttgcctcattagaatattatactgtaatgttagtggttgactcattagaatatcataatgtaatgttagtggttgcctcattagaatattatactgtaatgttagtggttgcctcattagaatatcaa from Coregonus clupeaformis isolate EN_2021a unplaced genomic scaffold, ASM2061545v1 scaf0632, whole genome shotgun sequence includes these protein-coding regions:
- the LOC121547127 gene encoding tripartite motif-containing protein 16-like, with amino-acid sequence MAANQELFCCSICLDLLKDPVTTACGHSYCMGCIKESWDQDHLKGFYSCPQCRQTFTPRPVLKRNIVLAEVVEKLKKTGLQAAPPPALCYAGPGDVACDFCTGTRKQKALMSCLVCLASYCETHLQPHYESPAFKKHKLVKATAQLQEKICSDHDKLLEVFCRTDQQSICLLCTMDEHKGHYTVSAAAERTEKQMQLGMSQQKVQQRLESLKVSIVDQRRGIISLLRSAKAAVEDSDKIFTELIRSIERRRSEVKELIRAQEKAQVSQAEGLLEQLEQEIAELRKRSTELEQLSHTEDHIHFLQSYQSLSGTSVSSDLPSIVVRPLQYFGDVSKTVSELREKLEDVLKGEWTKISTTVNIVDFVLPPEPKTREQFLQYSCQLTLDPNTAHTLLSLSEGNRKVTRTGQDQPYPDHPDRFTNNYQVLCRDGLSGRCYWEVEWSGECVDTAVSYIDISRTETYGAFGYNDKSWSLRCYSGGCWFRHNNVRTKVSGPQSSRVGVYLDHKAGTLSFYSVSDTMTLLHRVQTTFTQPLYPGFWLCGTAELVKL